In the Pleuronectes platessa chromosome 23, fPlePla1.1, whole genome shotgun sequence genome, gcaacttaatgagaaaaaactaatttgaacggtgaacacgtacatattatctgaggtctagctaaaacgttacagAATGTTTTAATTTCCTGAGCAGAGACGccgtctaaatcgaatgcttgcaacatgtcgttgctcagtgcccgtaacaTTTCCGCGATATAGCCTAACCTAAACCAACTAACTCTGTGACTGTGTAAGCTCTGtgactcctcatatgtttcGTTAAATCTGAGTTTCTGCTGAAtcgtttaccacactcagagcatcTCAAGGGTTTCTCTCCCGTATGACTACTCATATGTCTTGTTAAATCAGACTTTCTGGTGAATCGTTTACCACACTGAGAGCAACTAACTAGATTCTCTCCGGTATGGATGCTCATATGTAATTTCAGTTGGTAATTTCGACTAAATGTtttatcacactcagagcaTCTAAAGGGTTTCTCTCccgtatgactcctcatatgtatatttagactGCCCTTTTCGGtatatcttttaccacactcagagcaactaaacggtttctctcctgtatgactcctcatatgtttaTTTCGACTGCCACTTTgggtaaatcttttaccacactcggaGCAACTAAAGCGTTTCTCTCCCGTATGACTCAccatatgtatatttagactGCCCCTTTTGGTAAATCGTTCACCACACTttgagcaactaaacggtttctctcccaTATGACTCCTGATATGACTATTTAGATTGCCCCTTTgggtaaatcttttaccacactcaaagcaactaaacggtttctctcccgtatgactcctcatatgtctcCTTAAATCAGACTTTCTGCTACATCGTTtcccacactcagagcaactcaCTAgattctctcctgtatgactcctcatatgtatatttagactGCCCCTTTGGGTAAATCTTTGACCACACTCAGGGCaactaaacttttttttttctgtcttacatCCCACATCAATTAGAGGGTGTTGgttatttcttgtatttaaaccagattgaggttccctggtctccatccaatcatcctcactgacttcagtctcagaagagtcttcagtcttgtactcaggacctggttgtaaacgtccatcaggacctgagttcctggctggttctggtcctccacagtccgctctgttctccttcatctcactcggatgaagctttgacaattcatgtttctcttcatcttcttcactcttcacagcgacaggagtcaatgtgaacttgatatcagaATCCTCCAGTCtttgaagctgctgtccatcctgattagtccacggttcctcctctttaatgtgggggggctcttGGTCTtcctggtccacaagggggccccactgctgctgctcagggggaTCCTCTTTTTTAATCACCACCAGTTGCAGGAAGTCTGCAGGGAGAGTAGagaataattatgttttttgttcTCAATTAGTATCAAAATACCAACAATattgaaagaggagaagaaaaatattcgttaacgacccttTTCCCATGAAGACAAAGTAAGGAAAacaaatctttgaaaataaaaactgactaaatctattttaacttattgttgacgagacgagacgaaaaggTTGggggttgactaagtcacaataattgtttaaaacatcatcatatcaggccgtagtgaagtaccaggagcgggcaagtatgtgtgtgtgctcccagctcccgctcactcgctcagagacacagtaagatcagagctcgttcacgtcaAGCAGCtgctcactgactcaccggctgcttcttaacagtggaaacagtgaaaacacagagtttctctggtctcagctgatcagagttcagcgccgcagcttcttgatcagagcagaagctgcagttggtttgtaccgagcttcagtttctgtgtccgcctccagtctgacctttAAATATGGAGAGCACTAAAATAGCCctacatagttctgtgtttaaattatttcaaagtaggcctacacttgcctgtgtattttcttctcctcttcataagcgttcaataataataataatacattttatttataaggcgcctttcagAATACTCAAGGTCGCCttacaacagtcaacaatacagttaattaaaaaatttaaaatacacaaagcagcagcagaacaacaacttcagcagacaggaaaattaaaagttatatgcctgcctaaacaggtgggttttaatactagatttaaaaagagtgattgaatttgggtcaatgttcctgatgtcaggggggagggagttccagaggtgAGGGGCAGAGTTGCTGAAGGCTCTAGATCCCATGGTTGACAGATGGACTCCGTTCAGTGTTTTCCTTtcttgtaacaggtaaaaatagcaataaaatgtcaacagttttctttattgttgttctaaaatgtcataaatgcaacaaactatagtttagtcaAGTATAACTTTACATAAAACTATATTAGCTCggttatcaaatatttattgGGACTCgtgacaaattttatttgggggaagagggggcaaaatggcccatttgatagtaaaggttgccgacccctgctatagacctatgctagGAGGGATATCTAAAGGTCAACccaagtactgcaagctagactattatgcagctgtagacacaacacagggggtccctgggcctgagaagggaagaaaaggagtttaatgtgacTAAACCTAGACTAAAATGCAATTACTTTTCATCAGggaaaactagactaaaactaagaaggataaaagtGACTAAATGTGATTATAACTAATATGCAAAACTGTTCGCTACCGATACTATGCTTCAAGAAGAGAATGGCTCTACCTGTGCCATTGTCACCAGACTCCTGTAGTTTGATGATATGATATGTAGTTTGTGAGGCTACAGTAGTGTGCAAGTTAATCCTGGGTTTGAAATGCCAGAATTACAAGGTCATTTCTGTTCATTAGTTCATGCTGAATAAAATGTAGATTAactgttaagtgtttttttgtttgcttccaTGCATGTCGGTGTTTTTTGACAATGGATAAGCTTAGCTACCAAACAGCAGCTTAGCTCCATTAGCTAAGCTAGTGGAGCTAATGTGCTCTGTGCTAGCTAGTACGACACAACAGCTTAGCTCCAGTAGCTTAGCTATCTTTCCGGCTCCagggactgacctgctctgtgcagccggactacGGGCTTCATCGcggcatcgagcagcctcctctggcggcaGATCTCCAGCTCTGAACGCTCGGACTGCTCCACTCTGTCTTCGTACTCTGCCACGGTTTCCTCaagcaccgcgaggatctcctcaGCCGCCGCCATTAGCCGCTCGGTCAGCATCGCTATCAGCGACGGGACTtgatcctttcctcctcctttctccacctgcagcagaaagtcttcagcggcagcgctgatccgctcatgtaccgacacccgcagcagctgcacggcggacatgtttcttcttttataaGCACTTTGTGTCTCGGAGTGAACAAAGGGAGCCAGCGGGAGGAAAACACAGACTCCGAACTCCGAGCTCCGAGCCAGAAGCGACCCCTGCTGGACTAGATTACGAAGAGGAAACAAACGTACCAATACTACACAGTTGAAATACTCCGTTACAAGTACTTGTTAAAGAAGTACTAAAGTATAAGCAACAAAATAGACTTGTCAAGTGGTGAAAGAAGAATTCGGATCATTCACTGAAGTATAAGTACAGAGACAGTAAAGTAATATTCTATTATTAGTAAAAGTAATAAGACAGTGAAGTAGAAATACTCAATAATAAGGAAAAGTACCAAGACTGTTAAGTAAAAATACTCCATTGCAAGTTAAATTGTTAATGTATAGGACCCTTACCCTAAAGAAggaattttatatattatataataataatgttaagatattattgaattaaaataaacataagtaTCCGAGTTCCTGGCTGTTTCTGGTAACCGTTTATGTGACCTTTCCTGCATCATTGGTTAATACAATTTTGTTTGAAAAAGTCCACTGTCGCTAGTCCACATTCCCGGAGAGACAGGAAGCTCAAAtcgtggcagcggcagctcgtAGATTTTTAAAGGCAGTTGCAGCGATTTGAGGCAGCTGACAGTTGTCACAGCTGTTTGGGGGCATATGCCCCTGCTCCCATCCGATTTGAGGGTAACCACCGCTATTTGTGACTTATTCCCTGAGATTGATATGTAGTTTATGAGTGTTTAACAGATTGTTATTGTTCTGAGCGCCTCTATAGGTATTTTTATGTAGCCTATTGTGCATTTCTTTATCTGATTCAATATCTGGTCTTTTTCTGCAGATATTCAAATCAGATCGCTTTTTGAATGTATTGTTTGTTTCCATTAATCTGCTAAATGAGTGGAAGatgtttttacttcacttttctATAGTCAAGCTGCTGTAGGTCTCGCAGGAGAGACTATTTCAAGGTGTGTTAGGCCATAATGTATTATAATACAAATACTAAGTCAATTTTACTTTCAGATCCACTGAACAGTCTCGGGGCAATTCACGGAAGACTGCCAAGGTGATGTAACCAGTTTCATGTGCCGACAGGAAGGGTGTGACTTTCTGTGTGATGACCTTTATCCAGGCATCATTTTGAGATGTTGATAGAGAGTTGAGCTGTTACAATCTGGTACACACAAGTGTGGCAGGACTTGACCGTGAATTCAATGGAATATGATAGTTAATGACTAAAACTGGAACCCTGCTTTATTTTCAATGAGTCCGACGGGGGCCTAATTGATGAGGCCAGTTGCAGCCGGgatgaagctggtcttgtggcgggaggttttggtctTGATGGACCGGAGCCTCCTGCcggagggaagaacctcaaggAGTTTGTGACCCaggtgggaaggatcagccacaatcttgcctgcacgcctcagggtcctagaggcaaacaggtcctgtagagatggcagattgcagctgatcaccttctcagcagaacggatgatacgctgcagcctccttttgtcgtttgcggtggcagcagcgaaccagatggtgatggagttggtgaggatggacttgatgatgcaggtgtagaagtgcaccatcattgtctttggcaggttgtatttcttcagctgccgcaggaagtataTCCTCTATATATCTTGTTTCTACTGATTTGAGTCATGCCtaatataataaatatctataccttatttttctattttcatgtCCTTCATGTCATTTTAAGGTTAAAATGGGTCCCTTACacagtttgtatgtgtgttcttaactagttcatatgattaaatatgtttgttttaaaacaatggttTCTTGTTCGTGAGATTCAGTGAAAGTGTGTATTCCTTTATGTattgattgtgttttcagtaaTAAAAGTCTAAGATAACGGCGTcgtcgccctcctcctctttgtttctgtacgaACGGAGGCTGCACTGGTTACAGTTGAATTGTCTCATCACGAAACAAATTAACCAGCTACTCACAGTCAGACATATTTGACGTGAGATCGTAACTGGGAAATTTCAGATCAGAATATCTTACGAGTCGTCTGGAACGGAgcattacactcacacacaaggaCAGAGAAGCAGCACTGACAGAGGAGCCCTGGTTGACGTTGATGACAgtaaatgtcaaacagcaggATTGTTAAATTCCGAGACAGCTGTGACGTCCCCAATCTATAAAATAAGATCATTATATTTTTATGCTTGTGTTTGAACTGGGATTGTTCGGTTCCGTCAGTCATTCTGTGTGATACTGGACTCAGTAGATCACAGATCTATATACGctatatcagctgatcagtcaTCGTCATGGGaccataaatctcctccttctATTCACATGCATCCATCTCATAGCATTACACACGAGTGTCACggcagtgtatatatataataagagCAATCGGGCCGCTGACTTCAAACATCATTGGATCCTAACCCTCCGCTCTGGGATATAATTTGGAAGTAGAAGTTGAAAATGTATAGTTTTTCTTGATGATACACGGATATTAACGACTCTGCTCTGTAACTTCCTTGTTTAAtggaatctgaacgtaatttgctgttagttgttttatatcttttgcaATTGATGTTTTGTAtaaagctgttggttttaatggtaATGATGAAGTgcatcaataatctgcttcagtttaCCACCTCATGTCTGCCTCACCACTTTCCCGACTCCAAAATGTTCGTACAAATGAAATGAGATACAGACTGTTGCTACTTTGCTGAAGTCAAAGTGTCCTGTTAAAAACATGACAGGATCTGAGAAAATATACTTTCAGTTTAAACAGAGAGAACATTTAACATTAGTTTCTGACAGAACAAAACCACATAGATCATAGATCagtcattcaaaacaaacatatttaatcatatgaaCTAGTCAAGAACATGCATATACATACTGTGCAAGGAAAACATTTCAACCATAAAAACCAGGAAgacattataaaatatatatatatgagacaTAAATCAAATCAGGAGAAACAAGAAAAATCAACACAATTCTTTTGTGTTATTCAATGAGTTATATTTTCTAGGgacatgaaaatgttaaaactagggatgcaccgctACCGGCCgaaacatcggtagcggccgatattcgcctcgtttactgatatcggcttatcggtaataaacttgactttcaccgatatcattggccgatgtttatatttgtggtaaaaccactgggcacgtgccgcggctgggggagcagtcgctccgtcgccctcctctccgcgccgccgggggctcagtgtgcggcaccgggagggcctcatccggtggcacctcacggcgccggcgcggaaggcggggaggggactgggtacgcggtcagcggcggccactctggacgcgtgtcgggcccttctcgcggatcacctcagctacggcgaccgctgggggaaccctctgttcgcgcggggggggggcaccctgcggtgcgcctcggctggcgcctagcagctgactgagaactggtgcggaccaggggaatctgtttaattaaaacaagcatcgcgaagggccacggtgggtgatgacgcgatgtgatttctgcccgacactcaaaacaggtaaaactgaggagggcttgttaagttatcttgactcacgcagtgtaacttggcgtaaaaagtatgagcgtagcgtctgtttaagtactttattctcatgtgcaccggctctattcatccgtctcatgcacaggtaacaagggaattgacaacatacgttatacacacagaagccgtaacacatctaataaacgggcaatactgctaccgtaaatcaatgagaagagcgttctctataatgatactttaacagggctgttttagacagggtaaaaggtgctgttttaaattattcttgtggtattttgaccaaaatatgttacagacatttcattaagatcccaaggaaccatttcaacttgcggtaaaatgggcctaatatgtctctgttaaataaagtttagttaaatcagagattgtttcataaatctgattcaatttgtgctcattaaaagataagagtgatgaatagtgctttttaaataattatttaattatttttctggcacaaaggggtgaatgaataacaacaaaaagaaaataaacaaatatcggtatcggctatcggccagattgttattttaaatatcggtatcggtatcggccaagaatttccatatcggtgcatccctagttaaaACTGATCAAAAAAGACTGGGAGCGGAGTTCTCTAGTGGGTTGAtcgggtactaacagctctttaaggtaaaatggcgccatattattaagggccttgaaggtgaggaggagaattttaaattctattctagatttaaacggaagccagtgtagcgatgttAATACTAAAACGTTACAGAATGTTTTCAtgtcctgaggagagacgctgtctaaatcgaatgcttgcaccatgtcgttgctcagtgcccgtaacaTTTCCGCGATATAGCCTAACCTAAACCAACTAACTCTGTGACTGTGCAAGCTCTGtgactcctcatatgtttcGTTAAATCTGAGTTTCTGCTGAATCggttaccacactcagagcaactaactAGATTCTCTCCGGTATGGATGCTCATATGTAATTTCAGTTGGTAATTTCgactaaatcttttaccacactcagagcaactaaaaaGTTTCTCTCccgtatgactcctcatatgtctcGTTAAATCAAACCTTCtgctaaatcttttaccacactcagagcaactaactTGATTCTCTCCGGTATGGATGATCATATGGAATTTCAGTTGGTAATTTCGACTAAATGTTTTATCACACTCGGAGCAACTAAagagtttctctcctgtatgactcctcatatgtgtgTTTAGACTGCCCCTTTtggtaaatcttttaccacactcagagcaactaaacggtttctctcctgtatgactcctcatatgtatatttagactGCCCCTTTGGGTAAATCTTTTAcaacactcagagcaactaaatggtttttCTCCCGtgtgactcctcatatgtgtatttagactgcTTCTTTGGGTAAATCTttgaccacactcagagcaactaaacggtttctctcccgtATGAGTCCTCATATGTCTCGTTAAATCAAACCTTCTGCTGAAtcgtttaccacactcagagcaactaactAGATTCTCTCTGGTATGGATGCTCATATGGAATTTCAGTTGGTAATTTTGACTAAATGTTTTACCACACTCGGAGCAACTAAAGGGTTTCtttcctgtatgactcctcatatgtatatttagactGCCCCTTTGGGTAAATCTTTCACCACACTCAGGGCaactaaacttttttttttctgtcttacatCCGATATCAATTAGAGGGTGTTGgttatttcttgtatttaaaccagattgaggttccctggtctccatccaatcatcctcactgacttcagtctcagaagagtcttcagtcttgtcTTCAGGACCTGTTTGTAAGCatccatcaggacctgagttcctgactggttctggtcctccacaCTCCGCTCTATTCTCCTTCATCTCACTCGGATGAAGATTTGACAATTtatgtttctcttcatcttcttcactcttcacagcgacaggagtccatgtgaacttgatatcagaATCCTCCAGTCtttgaagctgctgtccatcctgattagtccacggttcctcctctttaatgtgggggggctcttGGTCTtcctggtccacaagggggccccactgctgctgctcagggggaTCCTCTTCTTTAATCACCACCAGTTGCAGGAAGTCTGCAGGGAGAGTAGagaataattatgttttttgttcTCAATTAGTATCAAAATACCAACAATATTGTTTCCctaccagtgttaattttgttaACGAAAACTATGAAAACTATTCATTAATGACCCTTTTCCCATGAAGACGAAGTAaggaaaacggatctttgaaaataaaaacggactaaatctattttaacttattgttgacgagacgaaaaGGTTGggggttgactaagtcacaataattgtttaaaacatcatcatatcaggccgtcatgaagtaccaggagcgggcaagtatgtgtgtgtgctcccagcttccgctcactcgctcagagacacagtaagatcagagctcgttcacgtcaagcagccgctcactgactcaccggctgcttctATACAGtggaaacactgaaaacacagagtttctctggtctcagctgatcagagttcagcgccgcagcttcttgatcagagcagaagctgcagttggtttgtatcgagcttcagtttctgtgtccgcctccagtctgacctttAAATATGGAGAGCACTAAAATAGCCctacatagttctgtgtttaaattatttcaaagtaggcctacacttgcctgtgtattttcttctcctcttcataagcgttcaataataataataatacattttatttataagacgcctttcaggatactcaaggtcgctgtacaacagtcaacaatacagttaattaaaaattttaaaatacacaaagcagagcagcagcagaacaacaacttcagcagacaggaacattaaaagttatatgcctgcctaaacaggtgggttttaatgctagatttaaaaagagtgattgaatttgggtcaatgttcctgatgtcaggggggagggagttccagaggtgaggggcagagtggctgaaggctctagatcaggggtgtcaaactcatTTTCACCAAGGGCTACATCAGCATAATGGTTCGCCTCGAAGGGCCACATTAAcagtatgaaaacaaaatgcaatggaatttaaaataaatgaaactacAACTTATTATATTGTTAGATAactgtttctgtatttattatgtattcAAGTCAAAGGGGGGTAGGACTATGGCACAACCAACATATGAAAGAAGcagcatttttcaaaacaaaatgctgCCTGTCCTTGAACACACAAGTAGATCCCTCCTCATCCTGAGACGCCATCTCACACATCCTCATTCATCTTGATCATCATGTTCtggaaataaaagacacaaaaagaaaatgcaagCACAATCATTAATTTGTACACATATTCTACTGTTCTTAGTAAATACAacgcatttattaaataaaaggaaaag is a window encoding:
- the LOC128430390 gene encoding zinc finger protein OZF-like isoform X1; the encoded protein is MSAVQLLRVSVHERISAAAEDFLLQVEKGGGKDQVPSLIAMLTERLMAAAEEILAVLEETVAEYEDRVEQSERSELEICRQRRLLDAAMKPVVRLHRTDFLQLVVIKEEDPPEQQQWGPLVDQEDQEPPHIKEEEPWTNQDGQQLQRLEDSDIKFTWTPVAVKSEEDEEKHKLSNLHPSEMKENRAECGGPEPVRNSGPDGCLQTGPEDKTEDSSETEVSEDDWMETREPQSGLNTRNNQHPLIDIGCKTEKKKFSCPECGERFTQRGSLNIHMRSHTGKKPFSCSECGKTFSQNYQLKFHMSIHTRENLVSCSECGKRFSRRFDLTRHMRTHTGEKPFSCSECGQRFTQRSSLNTHMRSHTGEKPFSCSECCKRFTQRGSLNIHMRSHTGEKPFSCSECGKRFTKRGSLNTHMRSHTGEKLFSCSECDKTFSRNYQLKFHMIIHTGENQVSCSECGKRFSRRFDLTRHMRSHTGEKLFSCSECGKRFSRNYQLKLHMSIHTGENLVSCSECGNRFSRNSDLTKHMRSHRACTVTELVGLG
- the LOC128430390 gene encoding oocyte zinc finger protein XlCOF20-like isoform X2 codes for the protein MRMCEMASQDEEGSTYFLQLVVIKEEDPPEQQQWGPLVDQEDQEPPHIKEEEPWTNQDGQQLQRLEDSDIKFTWTPVAVKSEEDEEKHKLSNLHPSEMKENRAECGGPEPVRNSGPDGCLQTGPEDKTEDSSETEVSEDDWMETREPQSGLNTRNNQHPLIDIGCKTEKKKFSCPECGERFTQRGSLNIHMRSHTGKKPFSCSECGKTFSQNYQLKFHMSIHTRENLVSCSECGKRFSRRFDLTRHMRTHTGEKPFSCSECGQRFTQRSSLNTHMRSHTGEKPFSCSECCKRFTQRGSLNIHMRSHTGEKPFSCSECGKRFTKRGSLNTHMRSHTGEKLFSCSECDKTFSRNYQLKFHMIIHTGENQVSCSECGKRFSRRFDLTRHMRSHTGEKLFSCSECGKRFSRNYQLKLHMSIHTGENLVSCSECGNRFSRNSDLTKHMRSHRACTVTELVGLG